From Psychroflexus torquis ATCC 700755, the proteins below share one genomic window:
- a CDS encoding Nramp family divalent metal transporter: MKALLKYIGPGFLLAGAAIGVSHLVQATRAGADYGVVLIFAILIACLTKYPFLEFGSRYVSSTGKNLIEGYRTLGRSYVVVFALITIFTMFIIQAAVTIVSAGLAEYLFGFGWSNFTWCLVLLIFCILILLIGKYKRLDLLMKIVISLLTISTLFSVIIAGFQVDFSTISFNKSSELWTLSGIGFIIALMGWMPIPIDAAVWHSLWAREKTLQTKYQPNSREASLDFNIGYMSATFLGVLFFLMGLLLMNSSDIKFASASVTFSAQLIEMYTQTLGEWSRILIAFIAFITMFSTTLTVTDAFPRVMSKLVQSEKQTQKKFNAYHVFIFIIPMIALIILYFLNSTFTVLVDFAAGLSFLASPVLAWFNLKLIIQNKNKNLIKISPNYILFSRICLFFLVCFGLGYLVFKFLS, from the coding sequence TTGAAAGCTCTACTTAAATACATCGGACCAGGTTTTTTATTGGCAGGCGCAGCTATCGGGGTTTCACATTTGGTTCAAGCTACAAGAGCAGGTGCTGATTATGGCGTAGTTTTAATTTTTGCAATTTTGATTGCTTGTCTTACCAAATATCCTTTTTTGGAATTTGGATCAAGATATGTCTCCTCCACTGGAAAAAATTTAATAGAGGGCTACAGAACTCTTGGGCGATCTTACGTCGTTGTTTTTGCGTTAATCACCATTTTCACTATGTTTATTATCCAAGCCGCTGTAACAATTGTTTCTGCTGGTTTAGCTGAATATTTGTTTGGTTTTGGTTGGTCAAATTTTACTTGGTGTCTAGTATTGTTGATATTCTGCATTCTGATTCTACTTATAGGAAAGTATAAAAGATTGGATTTATTGATGAAAATTGTCATAAGTCTTTTAACCATTTCAACGCTTTTTTCTGTTATCATTGCTGGCTTTCAAGTTGATTTTTCAACCATCAGTTTCAATAAATCTTCCGAATTATGGACCCTTAGTGGTATTGGTTTCATCATTGCATTGATGGGATGGATGCCAATTCCTATAGATGCAGCGGTGTGGCATTCCTTATGGGCAAGAGAAAAAACCCTTCAAACCAAATACCAGCCAAATTCTAGAGAAGCAAGTTTAGATTTTAATATTGGTTATATGTCAGCAACTTTTCTAGGTGTCTTATTCTTTCTGATGGGACTTTTGTTAATGAATAGCAGCGACATAAAATTTGCATCTGCTAGTGTGACTTTTTCTGCACAATTAATAGAAATGTACACTCAAACTCTAGGAGAATGGAGTAGAATTTTAATTGCATTTATTGCTTTTATCACGATGTTCAGTACCACCTTAACGGTAACCGATGCCTTTCCAAGAGTGATGTCAAAATTGGTACAAAGCGAAAAACAAACTCAGAAAAAATTCAATGCTTACCATGTCTTTATATTCATCATACCGATGATAGCGCTTATAATTCTTTATTTTTTGAATAGCACTTTTACAGTTTTGGTAGATTTTGCGGCCGGATTATCATTTTTAGCATCTCCAGTTTTAGCTTGGTTTAATTTGAAATTGATTATTCAGAATAAAAACAAAAATCTTATTAAAATTAGCCCTAACTATATACTGTTTTCTAGAATTTGTTTGTTCTTTTTAGTTTGTTTTGGCTTAGGATATCTAGTTTTTAAATTTTTATCATAA
- the pdxH gene encoding pyridoxamine 5'-phosphate oxidase, giving the protein MDNNLHDYRKSYEKSSLDRGNLNQNPLQQFRSWFNDVEKSGGSDETNAMTVSTIGADDFPKSRIVLLKYYDENGFVFYTNYESEKGKALIDNPKTCLSFFWPNMERQVIIKGLAEKLPDIVSDNYFASRPKGSQLGALVSNQSEIIENREVLENELKSLEDKYQNKEVPRPKSWGGFLVRPQSMEFWQGRPNRLHDRFRFTLIDDLDWKIERLAP; this is encoded by the coding sequence ATGGACAACAATTTACACGATTACAGAAAATCTTACGAAAAATCGAGTTTGGATAGAGGAAATTTAAATCAAAATCCACTACAGCAGTTTAGATCATGGTTCAACGATGTTGAAAAATCAGGCGGTTCAGATGAGACAAATGCTATGACTGTTTCTACAATTGGAGCAGACGATTTTCCGAAAAGCCGAATCGTACTTTTAAAGTATTACGATGAAAATGGCTTTGTATTCTATACCAATTACGAGAGTGAAAAGGGCAAAGCCTTGATTGATAATCCTAAGACTTGCTTATCTTTTTTTTGGCCAAATATGGAACGACAAGTCATTATAAAAGGTTTGGCGGAAAAGCTTCCAGACATTGTTTCAGACAATTACTTTGCATCAAGACCTAAAGGGAGTCAACTTGGTGCTCTGGTATCCAATCAAAGTGAGATAATCGAAAATAGAGAAGTTTTGGAAAATGAACTAAAATCCCTTGAAGACAAATACCAAAATAAAGAAGTCCCAAGACCAAAAAGTTGGGGAGGCTTTTTAGTGAGACCACAGAGTATGGAATTTTGGCAAGGTCGACCTAATCGACTTCACGACAGATTCAGGTTTACTCTAATTGATGATTTAGATTGGAAGATTGAACGTTTAGCTCCGTAA
- a CDS encoding ribonuclease Z yields the protein MQLTILGCHSATPRANAHPTAQILDINGELMLIDCGEGTQVQLRKQKVKFSRLSHIFISHLHGDHYFGLIGLLSTFSLLSRTAELHIHAPKGLEEILKLQFKASHSYMSYPLIFHTLSSSKSEMILDNEKLTVETIPLDHRIYTNGFLFKAKVGDRKLLIDKVLDLNIDKAYYKSIVKGKDVETKDGELINNKDITEDPKPVLSYAFCSDTAFKPNIVPQITGVSLLYHESTFLEEQEHLCNKTKHSTAKQAGIIAQKAQVHKLILGHFSARYKDLSLFEKEAKVVFDNAENAETGKIFRYD from the coding sequence ATGCAACTCACCATTTTAGGTTGCCATTCTGCTACCCCTAGAGCAAATGCTCATCCCACAGCTCAAATTCTTGATATAAATGGGGAGCTTATGCTCATTGATTGTGGGGAAGGAACACAAGTTCAACTCCGTAAGCAAAAAGTAAAATTTTCTCGCTTGAGCCATATTTTTATCTCTCATTTACATGGAGATCATTATTTCGGTCTCATAGGACTTCTATCTACCTTCAGTTTATTAAGTAGAACTGCAGAACTTCATATTCATGCTCCCAAAGGTTTGGAGGAGATTCTAAAGTTACAGTTTAAAGCCAGTCATTCTTATATGTCTTACCCCTTAATTTTCCATACTCTATCGTCTTCAAAGTCTGAAATGATTTTGGATAATGAGAAATTGACAGTAGAAACCATTCCATTAGACCATAGAATTTATACCAATGGATTTCTATTTAAGGCTAAAGTTGGCGACCGTAAACTTCTCATCGACAAAGTTCTTGATCTAAATATCGATAAGGCTTATTATAAAAGTATCGTCAAGGGTAAAGATGTCGAAACCAAAGATGGAGAGTTGATAAACAATAAAGATATAACTGAAGATCCCAAACCTGTGCTTAGCTATGCCTTTTGCAGCGATACGGCTTTTAAACCAAATATAGTTCCTCAAATTACAGGTGTGAGCTTGCTATATCATGAATCTACTTTTCTTGAGGAGCAGGAACACTTGTGCAACAAGACCAAACACTCCACTGCAAAACAGGCGGGGATTATTGCACAAAAAGCACAAGTTCACAAATTAATTTTAGGTCATTTTTCGGCGCGTTATAAAGATTTATCTCTCTTTGAAAAAGAGGCTAAAGTGGTTTTTGATAATGCTGAAAACGCGGAAACCGGAAAAATATTCAGGTACGATTAG
- a CDS encoding L-serine ammonia-lyase: MKKIECISVFDMLKIGIGPSSSHTLGPWRASQRWIDELKKDGLIDEIEKIEIHLYGSLSLTGKGHATDIAATLGLCGHDPVTMDINLIDVEIDRIKKDGNLNFNKTRFINFDFNNDIVFLKSFKEFHPNGITYLGTLKNGKTVESTFYSIGGGFVVKEDRENAKQKNEELKNFPFQIDSALKLMEHCKAEKKIISEIVLENEKSLRSELEIDSGLQKIWETMLESMYIGCHTEGTLPGGLNVNRRAAKMNKNLLADKFETYSTPQEWLETIRTKEVKFRQILQWVSCFAISVNEVNASLGRVVTAPTNGSSGTMPAVMMYYMVIENHDATFEDLKRFMLVAGEIGSLFKKGATISAAMGGCQAEIGVSSSMAAGALTELMGGSPEQVLMASEIAMEHHLGLTCDPIAGLVQIPCIERNAMGAIKAINAAEIAMESDASKAKVPMDKVIATMWETAQDMTSKYKETSEGGLAIQVNMSDC, translated from the coding sequence ATGAAGAAAATTGAATGTATTAGCGTTTTTGATATGTTGAAAATAGGCATTGGGCCCTCGAGTTCTCATACACTTGGACCGTGGCGTGCCTCTCAACGATGGATAGATGAATTGAAAAAGGATGGACTTATAGATGAAATTGAGAAAATAGAAATTCACTTATATGGTTCTCTGTCCTTAACTGGCAAGGGCCATGCTACAGATATTGCTGCCACACTTGGCCTTTGTGGTCATGATCCTGTAACTATGGATATCAACCTGATAGACGTTGAAATTGACAGGATAAAGAAGGATGGAAATTTAAATTTTAACAAAACACGCTTTATCAACTTCGATTTCAATAACGATATAGTGTTCTTAAAATCATTTAAAGAATTTCATCCTAATGGAATTACATACCTAGGAACTTTAAAAAATGGTAAAACTGTTGAATCCACGTTTTATTCTATTGGTGGAGGCTTTGTTGTAAAGGAAGATAGAGAAAATGCAAAGCAAAAGAACGAAGAACTTAAAAATTTCCCCTTCCAAATAGACTCCGCTTTAAAGCTGATGGAACACTGCAAGGCTGAGAAAAAAATCATTTCTGAAATTGTTCTAGAAAATGAAAAGTCTTTGAGAAGTGAACTCGAAATAGACTCTGGTCTTCAGAAGATATGGGAAACCATGTTGGAATCGATGTACATAGGTTGTCATACAGAAGGCACTTTGCCTGGAGGACTAAATGTAAATAGAAGAGCTGCTAAGATGAACAAGAATTTACTAGCAGATAAGTTTGAAACTTACAGCACACCACAAGAATGGTTAGAGACTATTCGAACTAAAGAAGTCAAATTTAGGCAAATCCTGCAGTGGGTAAGTTGCTTCGCCATTTCTGTAAACGAAGTTAATGCTTCTTTGGGAAGAGTTGTGACAGCACCAACCAACGGCAGTTCTGGAACTATGCCTGCCGTTATGATGTATTATATGGTTATCGAAAACCACGATGCTACTTTTGAAGACCTTAAACGCTTTATGCTTGTTGCAGGCGAAATAGGAAGTTTATTTAAAAAAGGAGCCACTATTTCTGCGGCTATGGGTGGTTGTCAAGCAGAAATTGGTGTGTCTTCCTCTATGGCAGCTGGAGCCCTTACAGAATTGATGGGCGGATCTCCAGAACAAGTTCTAATGGCCAGTGAAATAGCTATGGAGCACCACTTGGGTCTTACCTGCGATCCTATTGCTGGACTTGTTCAAATCCCATGTATTGAGCGCAACGCAATGGGAGCTATAAAAGCGATCAACGCTGCAGAAATCGCAATGGAATCTGACGCTTCAAAGGCTAAAGTTCCTATGGACAAAGTCATTGCAACCATGTGGGAGACGGCTCAAGATATGACCTCCAAATACAAAGAAACCTCCGAAGGTGGATTGGCTATACAAGTAAATATGAGTGACTGCTAA
- the dnaK gene encoding molecular chaperone DnaK, with the protein MSKIIGIDLGTTNSCVSVMEGNEPTVIPNAEGKRTTPSVIAFVEDGEIKVGDPAKRQAVTNPEKTIASIKRFMGNKFSESTKEIKRVPYKVVKGENDTARVDIDGRMYTPQELSAMILQKMKKTAEDYLGHEVTEAVITVPAYFNDSQRQATKEAGEIAGLKVSRIINEPTAAALAYGLDKKDKDQKIAVFDFGGGTHDVSVLELGDGVFEVLATDGDTHLGGDDVDEVIIDWLAEEFIKDENIDLRNDAMALQRLKEAAEKAKIELSSSSSTEINLPYVTATQSGPKHLVRTFSRSKFEQLISGLVKRTITPCEKALKAAGLNKSDIDEIILVGGSTRIPAVQKAVEDFFGKKPSKGVNPDEVVAIGAGIQGGVLTGDVKDVLLLDVTPLSLGIETMGGVMTKLIESNTTIPSKKSQVFSTAQDNQPSVEIHALQGERPMAQDNNTIGRFHLDGIPPAKRGTPQIEVTFDIDANGIIKVSATDKATGKSQDIRIEASSGLTEEEIKKMKQEAEVNAEADKKTKEKVDKLNEADAMIFQTESQMSEFGDKISADNKKPVEDALEELKAAYETKELETITPALDKLNEAWKTASEEMYKAQADSQKGGGAQQPDKDAGDDKKAEDSDVEDVDFEEVK; encoded by the coding sequence ATGAGTAAGATTATAGGAATAGATTTAGGAACAACCAATTCATGTGTTTCCGTAATGGAAGGTAATGAGCCAACTGTTATTCCTAATGCTGAAGGTAAAAGAACAACTCCATCTGTAATTGCTTTCGTAGAAGATGGTGAAATTAAAGTTGGTGATCCTGCAAAACGACAGGCAGTCACTAACCCAGAAAAAACGATAGCTTCTATCAAAAGATTTATGGGAAACAAATTCTCAGAATCTACAAAAGAAATAAAAAGAGTCCCTTACAAAGTGGTGAAGGGTGAAAATGATACTGCTCGTGTAGATATCGACGGTAGAATGTATACACCTCAGGAGCTTTCGGCAATGATACTTCAAAAAATGAAGAAAACTGCTGAAGACTATTTAGGTCATGAGGTTACCGAAGCTGTCATTACAGTGCCTGCTTATTTCAACGATTCTCAAAGACAAGCGACTAAAGAAGCTGGAGAGATTGCTGGGTTAAAAGTAAGCAGAATTATAAACGAGCCTACAGCTGCAGCTTTGGCTTACGGTTTGGATAAAAAGGATAAAGATCAAAAAATTGCAGTATTTGACTTTGGTGGAGGTACACATGATGTTTCTGTCCTTGAATTAGGTGATGGCGTATTTGAAGTATTAGCAACAGATGGTGACACGCATTTAGGTGGTGATGATGTAGATGAAGTGATTATTGATTGGTTAGCTGAAGAATTTATCAAAGATGAAAACATAGATCTTAGAAATGATGCTATGGCTTTACAGAGATTGAAAGAAGCTGCTGAGAAAGCTAAAATTGAATTATCTTCTTCTAGTTCAACTGAAATTAATCTTCCTTATGTCACTGCTACTCAAAGCGGACCAAAACACTTGGTAAGAACTTTTTCTAGATCAAAATTTGAGCAATTGATTTCTGGTTTGGTTAAAAGAACCATTACTCCATGTGAAAAAGCGCTTAAAGCTGCAGGTTTAAACAAAAGCGATATTGACGAAATCATCTTAGTTGGTGGTTCTACTCGTATTCCTGCTGTTCAAAAAGCTGTTGAAGACTTTTTTGGTAAGAAACCAAGTAAAGGTGTAAATCCAGATGAGGTTGTTGCTATAGGTGCAGGTATCCAAGGTGGTGTGTTAACAGGAGATGTAAAAGATGTATTGCTATTGGATGTGACTCCATTATCTTTAGGTATTGAAACTATGGGTGGTGTGATGACCAAGTTAATTGAATCTAATACAACGATTCCTTCTAAAAAATCTCAGGTTTTTTCTACCGCTCAAGACAATCAACCAAGTGTAGAAATACATGCTCTACAGGGTGAGCGTCCAATGGCACAAGACAATAATACTATTGGTAGATTTCACTTAGACGGTATACCACCAGCAAAACGTGGAACTCCTCAAATTGAAGTTACTTTTGACATTGATGCCAATGGTATTATTAAAGTAAGCGCTACAGATAAAGCAACTGGTAAGTCTCAAGACATCAGAATTGAAGCGTCTTCTGGATTGACTGAAGAGGAAATCAAAAAGATGAAGCAAGAAGCAGAAGTTAATGCTGAAGCAGATAAGAAGACTAAAGAAAAAGTAGATAAGCTCAATGAAGCTGATGCTATGATTTTCCAAACTGAAAGCCAAATGAGTGAATTTGGAGATAAAATTTCAGCCGATAATAAAAAGCCTGTTGAAGATGCTTTAGAAGAGCTAAAAGCAGCATACGAAACTAAAGAACTAGAGACAATTACTCCAGCTTTAGATAAATTAAATGAAGCTTGGAAAACAGCTTCCGAAGAAATGTATAAAGCACAAGCTGATTCTCAAAAAGGTGGAGGAGCTCAACAACCAGATAAAGATGCTGGTGATGACAAAAAAGCCGAAGACAGCGATGTTGAAGATGTAGATTTCGAAGAAGTGAAATAA
- a CDS encoding SixA phosphatase family protein: protein MKRIIFVRHGKSSWDSPVEDRQRPLSSRAFKDAEHVISAFKSYKDFPVEVFTSDAKRALTTAELFKKELHITENHFHIKPELYTFNANDVLKFISKRSDEVETIMLFGHNPAYTELVNTLGSLPIQNLPTTGLVSILFEIDSWKKVQSGQTNLYLFPKHLR from the coding sequence ATGAAAAGAATAATTTTTGTAAGGCACGGAAAATCATCTTGGGATTCTCCTGTAGAAGATAGGCAAAGGCCTTTATCAAGCCGTGCATTTAAAGATGCAGAACATGTTATTTCTGCTTTTAAAAGTTATAAAGATTTTCCTGTCGAGGTCTTTACGAGTGATGCTAAAAGAGCATTAACTACTGCGGAACTCTTCAAAAAAGAGTTACACATAACAGAGAATCACTTTCATATCAAACCCGAGCTCTATACTTTCAATGCAAACGATGTTTTAAAGTTTATAAGTAAGAGAAGTGATGAAGTTGAAACTATAATGCTCTTCGGCCATAATCCAGCCTATACTGAGCTTGTTAATACTTTGGGAAGTTTACCTATACAAAACTTGCCTACAACGGGTCTTGTAAGTATCCTTTTTGAAATTGATTCATGGAAGAAAGTCCAGTCAGGGCAAACCAATTTATACTTATTTCCAAAACATTTGAGATAA
- a CDS encoding aspartate carbamoyltransferase catalytic subunit — MKELSVSNLLGIKYLTTEDLHLIFETADQFKEIINRPIKKVPSLRDITIANLFFENSTRTRLSFELAEKRLSADIINFSASSSSVTKGETLVDTVNNILAMKVDMVVMRHPNPGAGVFLSKHIGASIINAGDGAHEHPTQALLDVYSIREKYGDVKGKKIVIIGDIMHSRVALSNIFALKKLGAKVKVCGPNSLIPKHIESLGVEVEYNLAAALEWCEIANMLRVQHERMEHSYFPSTREYVQQYGVNKALLDTLSKPITIMHPGPINRGVEITSDVADSEHSIILNQVENGVAIRMAVMYLLASKIKQYEN, encoded by the coding sequence ATGAAAGAACTTAGTGTTTCAAATTTACTAGGAATAAAATATCTTACCACTGAAGATCTTCACCTTATTTTTGAAACTGCGGATCAGTTTAAAGAAATCATCAATAGACCGATTAAAAAAGTTCCGAGTTTAAGAGATATCACAATTGCTAATCTATTTTTTGAAAATAGTACCCGTACGCGTTTGTCTTTTGAATTGGCAGAAAAGCGATTGAGTGCAGACATTATTAACTTTTCTGCCTCCTCTTCCTCAGTAACAAAAGGGGAAACCTTGGTGGATACAGTCAATAATATTTTGGCTATGAAGGTAGATATGGTCGTCATGCGTCATCCTAACCCTGGAGCTGGAGTTTTCCTTTCAAAGCATATTGGGGCGAGTATTATCAATGCAGGTGATGGAGCTCATGAGCATCCTACACAAGCTCTTTTAGATGTCTATTCAATTCGAGAAAAATACGGTGATGTAAAAGGAAAGAAAATCGTGATTATTGGAGATATCATGCATTCTCGAGTCGCCTTGAGCAATATATTTGCTTTAAAAAAATTGGGGGCTAAAGTAAAAGTTTGCGGTCCTAATTCGCTTATTCCAAAGCATATTGAAAGCTTAGGGGTTGAGGTTGAATACAACCTTGCAGCTGCTCTAGAGTGGTGTGAAATTGCTAATATGCTTAGAGTACAGCATGAACGAATGGAACATTCTTATTTTCCTAGTACCAGAGAATATGTTCAGCAATATGGAGTTAACAAAGCTCTTCTCGATACTCTTAGCAAACCTATCACGATTATGCATCCTGGCCCTATTAATAGAGGCGTTGAGATTACTAGTGATGTAGCCGATTCTGAACATTCCATAATCCTTAATCAAGTAGAAAACGGTGTCGCTATTCGGATGGCAGTCATGTATCTATTAGCTTCAAAAATTAAGCAATATGAAAACTGA
- the ppk1 gene encoding polyphosphate kinase 1 — translation MHHNRYDNRELSWLKFNQRVLQEAADPSVPLIERLRFLGIFSNNLDEFFKVRYATVKRIDLAGKSGKKVLGGFNAGRLLKEITQIVIKNQAESLDILASIQHQLKDHDIFIIDETEVTLDQAEFLKEFFLEKVSPALVTIMLNDIDKVPNLTDLKAYLAVKMVQFQKDRLSNRYILIEIPSSVERFVVIPSDDGKKYVILLDDLIRFNLNVIFNIFDYTSISAHMIKITRDAELDLEGDLSKSYIEKLMDSVKDRLEGDPVRFLYDKEIEQDTLDFLLNKMEIETTDSLIPGGKYHNRRDYMNFPDLGATHLLYDRIVPLPIPGLEIQGSLLEKISKKDFLQYTPYQTFSYTVKFLREAALDPKVKSIKITIYRLASVSHIASSLINAVKNGKRVTVSIELQARFDEANNIKYAEKMEREGVKLIFGVTGLKVHCKTCIIERLENRKIKYYGFISTGNFNEKTAKVYTDYTLFTAHQGILKDIIKVFDFFEVNYKIKKYKHLIVSPHYTRTEFSILIDQEIQNQQEGKKSGISIKMNSLSDYGMIDKLYEASRAGVKIKLIIRGINCLIPQVSGMSDNIESISIVDKFLEHPRLYIFENDNNPVVFISSADWMTRNIDHRVEVTCPIYDNDIKQELIETFNISWKDNVKARDFSSNRENAYRPKSGPDFRSQFETYSYYKNKLQAAETK, via the coding sequence ATGCATCACAATAGATACGATAATAGAGAATTAAGTTGGTTGAAATTCAATCAGCGAGTGTTACAAGAAGCAGCAGACCCATCCGTTCCCTTAATTGAACGACTCCGATTTCTTGGGATTTTCTCTAATAATCTAGATGAATTTTTTAAAGTACGCTATGCCACTGTAAAGCGAATAGATCTAGCTGGTAAATCAGGTAAGAAAGTTTTGGGCGGCTTTAATGCTGGTAGACTGCTAAAAGAAATCACACAAATTGTGATCAAAAATCAAGCAGAAAGCTTAGATATTTTGGCCTCTATCCAGCATCAACTTAAGGACCATGATATCTTTATCATCGACGAAACAGAAGTCACACTGGATCAAGCTGAATTTTTAAAAGAATTTTTCTTAGAAAAAGTGAGTCCAGCCCTAGTCACAATAATGTTGAATGATATTGACAAAGTTCCAAATTTGACAGATTTAAAAGCTTATTTAGCTGTGAAAATGGTTCAGTTTCAAAAAGACAGGTTGTCAAATAGATATATTTTAATAGAGATTCCGTCGAGTGTAGAACGCTTTGTTGTAATTCCTTCTGACGACGGAAAGAAGTATGTTATTCTTTTGGATGATTTAATTCGATTTAACCTCAATGTCATTTTCAATATTTTCGATTATACCAGTATCTCTGCGCATATGATTAAAATTACAAGGGATGCTGAGTTGGATCTTGAAGGGGATTTGAGCAAAAGCTATATAGAAAAGCTTATGGATAGTGTAAAGGATAGGCTAGAGGGCGACCCAGTTCGATTTTTGTATGATAAAGAAATTGAACAAGATACTTTGGACTTTTTATTGAATAAAATGGAAATTGAGACTACCGATAGTCTAATTCCTGGAGGAAAGTACCATAATCGAAGAGATTACATGAATTTTCCAGACCTTGGTGCTACCCATTTATTGTACGATAGAATAGTACCTCTTCCAATTCCTGGACTTGAAATCCAGGGGAGTTTATTGGAAAAAATTTCTAAAAAGGATTTCTTGCAATACACTCCTTATCAAACTTTTTCTTATACCGTCAAATTTTTAAGAGAGGCCGCACTAGATCCTAAAGTAAAGTCAATAAAGATTACAATTTATCGATTGGCATCTGTTTCTCATATAGCGAGTTCCTTGATAAATGCGGTTAAAAATGGAAAACGAGTTACCGTTTCTATCGAGCTTCAAGCCCGTTTTGATGAAGCCAATAACATAAAGTATGCAGAGAAAATGGAAAGAGAAGGCGTTAAGCTCATTTTTGGGGTAACGGGTCTTAAAGTACATTGCAAAACCTGTATTATTGAACGCTTAGAAAATCGGAAAATAAAATATTATGGTTTTATAAGTACGGGGAATTTTAATGAGAAAACAGCAAAGGTTTATACAGATTATACTTTGTTTACTGCACACCAAGGGATTCTAAAAGATATCATCAAGGTTTTCGATTTCTTTGAAGTGAATTATAAAATTAAAAAATACAAGCACCTTATTGTTTCGCCTCACTACACGAGGACAGAATTTTCAATTTTGATTGATCAAGAAATTCAAAATCAACAAGAAGGAAAAAAATCTGGGATTTCTATTAAAATGAATAGTTTATCAGATTACGGAATGATCGATAAACTTTATGAGGCTAGTAGAGCTGGTGTAAAAATCAAATTGATTATAAGAGGAATAAACTGCCTTATCCCTCAAGTGTCAGGTATGAGCGATAACATTGAATCTATAAGTATCGTTGATAAATTTTTGGAGCATCCTAGACTTTATATTTTTGAGAATGATAATAACCCAGTGGTATTCATCTCTTCTGCAGACTGGATGACTAGAAACATAGACCATAGAGTCGAGGTGACTTGCCCTATTTACGATAATGACATTAAACAAGAACTGATAGAGACCTTTAATATTTCTTGGAAGGATAATGTAAAAGCAAGGGATTTCTCTTCTAATAGAGAAAACGCTTATAGGCCAAAGTCTGGACCAGATTTTAGAAGTCAATTTGAAACTTACTCGTATTATAAAAATAAACTGCAAGCCGCAGAAACTAAATAG
- the pyrR gene encoding bifunctional pyr operon transcriptional regulator/uracil phosphoribosyltransferase PyrR: MSQKLLLSGKEINIILQRLACQLVENHKDFQNSALIGIQPRGSFLAQRLYHILDKDYGLNALKFGKLDITFYRDDFRRGDKMLKANETEIDFIVENKNVVLIDDVLFTGRSIRSALTALQSFGRPSKIELLTLIDRRFSRHLPIQPDYNGRKVDAINDEHVKVCWKENDGEDAIYLMNN; this comes from the coding sequence ATGAGTCAAAAATTGCTTCTTAGCGGAAAAGAAATCAACATTATTCTTCAACGCTTAGCTTGTCAGTTAGTCGAAAACCACAAAGATTTTCAAAATTCAGCCCTCATAGGCATTCAGCCTAGAGGAAGTTTCTTAGCACAGAGATTATATCATATCCTAGACAAAGATTATGGATTGAATGCCTTAAAATTCGGTAAACTCGATATTACCTTTTATAGAGACGATTTTAGAAGAGGCGATAAGATGCTAAAAGCTAATGAAACTGAAATTGATTTTATTGTCGAAAATAAAAATGTCGTCTTGATAGATGATGTTCTTTTTACAGGACGAAGTATTCGCTCCGCTTTAACTGCACTACAATCTTTTGGTAGACCTTCAAAAATTGAATTGCTTACTCTTATCGATAGACGATTTAGCCGGCACCTTCCCATTCAGCCAGATTATAATGGCAGAAAGGTAGACGCCATTAATGATGAACATGTGAAAGTGTGTTGGAAAGAAAATGACGGAGAAGATGCCATTTATCTTATGAATAACTAA